The genomic region TCGCTTCGGGACCCACAAAGGTCCACCTCATTGAGTAACCATTGGCACATCATTCAAGTCAAAGCCAAATAATCACACCCACTAGATTTAACGGAATTATCCTCATTATTATCCACCTCAAGAGCCGTAACCCTAGAGGCCTCTTAAAATGGAACAATTGCTTGAGAATCAATTATCATATCCTCCAGTTCCATAACAACATTCAAATCAGGCAAAATAAAAGCACCATTCAGGCTCCTGATTTCTCGCTTCATCCCCTGATCGTCTCCGACCGACACCTCAATTCTGCTCGCCACCTTACTTTCCGTTACCGTCCCTAAAAGCTGACCCACGATGGACACATCATCTTTTTCCTCCTCAACGTCCATAGACCACCCTGATGAAGGACTCGGACCAATACATATACCCTGTGGTCTACGATAATTAGCATCAAGTACATCGTTTTGGAACCACCGACCATAGGGTTTCGAGAGATCATCATCATTCTTCCCCTTATACTGCTCACACTGGTCTTCTATATGCCCAATTAAACCACACAAGAAACATGTAATTGGAACCTTTTCATATCGAAGATCAATACTCACCATGGACCCCTTGATAGAGAACAACAAACTTCGACGTAAGGGTTTCGTAATATCAATCACAACACGAATACGAAGAATCGTCCCCTGAACATCTCCCTTTCGACTTTGATCAATAAGCACATGTTCGCCTATCTGATTCCCAATAAATTGCCCCATATGTCGCGTCATGTATGCCAATAGCAAGCCCTTAACTTGGATCCAAAATTCTTGAGTATAAAGAGCAATCTGAGTAGGATGAGCCAAAGTATCAGCCTTTACCATAACCAATAGTGCTCCATTATACAACCAAGGACCACCCTTCAGCACCATCGCACTTTCCCGATTGTTATCAAAACCAAACGAAAACAAATCGTCATCCAACTCTACAATCGTCACCTTGGCCTTAGGGCGCCAGAGTTGCATCATACGGTGCTTGAACCTTTCTTTGCTAATCGGCTTTCAAGACAACACTTTCCCGACTAGAAAATCCTTAGTCATTTTGAATAGAAAGCCTTTCTTGTCATCTatcaccaccaccctctacTCCTCTGTTGTAAGCGCCAACCGCGTAGCAAAATTCTCAACCATGTCTTCTATAATCCTTTGCACACCTCGCAAGCACCAGTTAAAAACCCAACGACACTTCTCCCCAACCAATTGGAAAGATCGGATCAACATCCACAATAGTAGACGCCACGAATTAATCAGAATAACCACGAATCCCAGAAATCGGATTGACTTTGACGTTGCTGCCGTAATAAGAAACTGTCGTCGCTTTGTTCTTTCGGAACAATTAACAACATATAATACAGGGACAATGCTTGTGTTCGCCTTATTGGTAAATGTACTTGTCGTTTCATTTATGATTTATGAATATTACAGTTTGAACATTATACTCGAAATTGTTCTAAAATTTCAGTAACAAGTAGCATCCGCATgataaactatctaattgttttatatataaaaatgactaaaagatttccaaaatgaataattttttgcGTATATGATCTTTAGATAAAGGGAAGGATAATGAATGATTCCAATTATAATGTTTGTACATTtaaaatagggtaaattacactttaccacttCAGGTTTGGActcgatttcaattccttataacatctttaaaacatttcactttcataactcaagtactattttatttcaatataatacatccgttacattttccatccattgatccgttaagagttgacgtggctgccacgTGGTTGCCAAATTTAtgccatgtggcaaaaaaagaattttttatgcattaaaatattataatatttaccctattataaaaattaaaaaataataataataaaaaaaccatcacCTTCCCCGAccccttccccttccccttccccttccccACAGCCCCCCACCCCACCTCGACTTCCATTGCAACCCCCCCACCCAACCCACCTATTACCGGCGACCTCCTCCGTCTCTTTGAATTCGTACTTTCTCTTAGTAAAAGAACTTGAATTTTGAGAAATTGGAAATGGCGACCGACACCAATTCCCAAATCTACCATGAGCGGCAGGAGCTCCAGTTTTGCCTCTTGCACTCGCTCAACAATCTTTTCCAGGTACCCTTTTCACAACccatctctctttccctctctttaatctactttttgtttgaattttgtttgtttgtttttttttttaattaggagAAAGGTAATAGAAGAATACCcactaattttttaattttctttccctctcctaacccaGCCCAGAATCCAATAATTGGATCAACATAAATCAACACCACCgccattaaaatcaacatattAAGCTCAAACAGTTCCCTACTCACcgaatctagagagagaaagagagagagaagctcgGCAAAACCAAAATCCAACAAGGAAGTGCGCTTGAATGCAATGCACTAGGTGAGTTTGGAAATTGTACGCAAGAACGTGAACTTTTGCAGGGGGAAGTTGATGGGTTTAAATACCAGTGACATCGTTATACTTCGAGCATCTTCCGGTCCTCGATCCTTCCGGATTATGCCACGTTGGCAATTTCACATTGGATTTTTCCCAATAAGTGTGCTGTGTTCTCGTCATCTTAATGAATTTATGCAGCATTCTCTTTAACCACACATTTAGGTGcaaattaatccaattaatggtggttagaaaaaattaaaatgccaCCGTAAATCTTTTCGGTCTCTAAAAAAATTAACTGCCTTGTTTTTGAGAGGATCAGTCAGAAAAAATTGTTTGGTTTTCATGTTTCCATAACAAAGCCAAATCTAGCAGTTGAGTcatcattgtttttatttagtggatatttctatataaatatatgtggTGCCATGTAAGAATTCCAACACCATGGGTGATAACTTACATATccaaaattaatgattttactccttttttttttttttttttttttttttttttaagattttaattttactttcttATTTTGGAGAACCTTTCTTTTGAGTGATTTTATGCCATTTCCGACGGTGGCAACTACTTCGCCATTGCGATAAGGAAAAGTTAATACATTTATCACTCATATGAACTGTTTGCCCACAAATATAGGGCCATCTCACTCTGTTCTCTTGGAACAATTAACAACATATAATACAGGGATAATGTTtgtaccaaagaaaaaaaaattataataaatacaGGGATAATGCTTGTGTTCTCCTTATTAGTAAATGTATTTGTCCCCTCATTTATGATTTATGAACATTACAGTCTGAAcattatatttgaaattttctatagttttaataaaaagtagCATCTGCGTGATAAACCATCAAattgttttatatataaaaatgactaaaagatttataaaatgaataattttttgcatatatgatctttaaataaagGTAAAGAGAATCAATGATTCCAATTATAATGTTTGTACATTAAAAATATGTTAACTGTCAGTAGGAGGACAAGCAATTGACGCATGAAGGGAACACAAGCATTATTGATAGAATTTTTACCGTCTATGCAAATAGGGGTAAAATCACatgaaatacttgcaagaatacaaTGATGTTGTAGTATAGATACTTATGCAAGGTCGTTGTCCTCAAggaatattttaataatttatgtaaaaacaATTCCTAATTAACTACTTAGAATTAAAACTTGAGAAAAGAGATTTTGAAATTGggtaatattaaaaacgaattttaattaaaaactaatatgataaaagaaaagagttttaaataccaatttataaAAGTACTCgggttccaccatcacctagcaatcctatgaatttctaccaattacttatgatctacacatgccactttgaaggttaggttttcgtAATATATATTCTCCTTGTGATATTCAAGTAAGAACGTTATCCGTCTAtgatattcagatcaaatatgaacatgcaagactcattaagttttatgaaaaccttttgtaaaaccatgcaacccctaagagcGTGATATTAgccttaagtgaaattacaattatcaatcagaagaagcaatactcaatcctcCGGTGATATTCCGACCGAATTGCATctgattacttatctaaacatcttAATGTTGGCCAGtcatcaagacaattagatTGTTTAAAACAGTGACCAATAATTCAAAGCGTGCATgtaatcaatcataagcaattaaataaaaaaattacacattcatgctaaggctcaaggcttcgccctagcaaatGGAAATTAGTTACTCATatttataattgaaatcatagaaaatattattaagaaaaggattgaaaacaccttaaaatagaaaatctccaagaaccctagcAATTACTCTCTGTctccaaagttgcataaaagaaagcgTACTCAAGACTAAGAACGGCATAGCAATATATCTTTGCTATGCCATCgcacaaaccctaaaacaaaGTCTTTTATTCTAACTatgaaactaaataataataaaataacttaGAAAATAAAGTCCTAATTAAGCTAGTAGAATCTACCAAGTACTTgtccagccacgttttagcctaagatattgttgaccctaaaaattacaaagcctacgtggtgcgcaggccgagtaactaatgagctaactacgtccttcggtcgaatgcggggcgtgccaactcgtcggccgagctcggccgaggagtaaaatttgttgatgttgcgttgagcgcgtcggtgacttctctatcttgcgactgcggccgaggaaggaacaaatctcagcctttggattctcgagcctgaagacaaggctgctagttctacgaagttcaatatcaaattcggctctcaaggtgccgaatgtagtaacctggtaacacctcacttcgccgggaaggctaatgagatgacctctgccaataaggatttgaaaatccttctcgaccgagacttggatagataaccagtcggcctcgacgcagtgctgtttatccaaactgaaggtgcttcgggaacggctgattctacggcaacagtgctgtttatccaaactgaagatgttcgccggttgccttcacagtgctgtttatccaaactgaagatgtgtcggcggaaaaaaagaaaataaaaaatctcaagatgtttgagaggttttgcgcagggcagttgggTGTTGAATTCGAGGTCCCCTCTATGGTGTTCgcagccttgtatttatagaagcagatgtgtggtgcggcttcacttgtgtagaatttgattttaattcaaactcatcagctAGAGTCTAGGTCAAAGACTTCTCAAGGTAAGCAACAACCTATCTTTTAGATATCATTTATCTTTAAACGATCCGCTGGATATAGCCAATATTAGGCTTAGATAATCCAAtatatattaagagataatattatgattaaaaccacaatattattccttaataataattgaaaattatctcAACCACTTTATCATCCAACAGTCTAGAACTTTACTCATCTAACGGCCTTGATTGTATGGGCCGATAGCGTAAATTTAGGTCCAAACAGATATCCTCCAAATCTGGCCCATAATAGCTTATTTTGAAGATCGGGATGTTCTGAACACATCGcccctttattttattgccagaaaatcaCCGCTAGGTagaaaaatatgatattttgatacgatcaagctaagtaactcacgaacgtcctccaactggaattactccaaaattcatccgtttgaccacattttgctccagaggaagtcgaaagtcctattttgaaaatacaattcaaagtatcaaaattcttccaaaatattaatcaaaatatactaagaatagggttaaatatataatataaaatctactcATCAATTATAATACAATATAGTGCTTTTAAATAAACTTGATTAGATTTGGAACACCAATTGTTGGAATTttaattgagtatttcaaaatacaactCATAAGCCAAAGCTTCATTAGTGATGTTAATatcattcttaatgatttcttaATCTCAATTTTAGATTTGTTTGCAAACCAAAACGAATAACAAAAGTAAAATGCTAAAGGGTTATAACTTTCATCTCACTGTCCTCTCCTCTCTTGATTTCTTGTACTCTCTCAAATGCTACTATAAGTTTCATCTCTTATATACCAAATGAAATAATCAAGTTGTTTGCTCAATCCAAGTATTGCGAGTGTATACTTACAAAGATCATAGGTTGTTGTATCGTGGACGACAGGATGCTATAACCTGCTAGAACAAGACATAGTCTCCGAGGGACAAAATCTACTCTTAAAGGCAGTGATTACACGCCTCAACCTAAAATCTTGCTCTCATCAAGAATCGACGGAGATTTCTACTCTACAAAAGATgattattttatcttatttgatttattttgtttaataagTTGTGGTGATAACTTATGATATACTAATATTATTTTCATGTGATTTGTTAGCATCCATATCATCGACTTTTCCAATAATCTTTAGAGTAGATTTTAGTTGCTACTAAAATTACATCTACAATGGTTAAATTCAACAATGTAGGTTTGATTGAAACGCAGAAAGTGATAGACATGGACAGCAGTCGGGCTGATTGGGTCCAATTTGTTCCACATCCCATTACGTTTAAGCATAAGATTATCGGTGAGACATTTCCTTTATAAAATTGTTTCTAATCGTCCATTGTGTGGGCAACGTTTGTGCTTTTTGCTTTTTAAGGAGGCTATTAACTGCGAAACAGTAATTGTGGTAGTAAAATTTTACTGTCTtcaattttgacgaaattgtaCCTATAAAATAGTTAACACCTTTGATTAAATACCAAAGTCTCACACGTCTACAAAGTGAGGATCAATCATGGGTGTACACATTATGCCACGTATGTACCAAGAATGAAAGGATGGACACTGGCCTGATCACAAAACCAACCACGAATAAGGTAtttgtagacattgaaatttcggtgaaataaatgttgaccaataattcaaatttcaacgctcacatgtcacataaattttacatgtagcatgtgactcaacgaaaaatcgaaaagagTCGAAAAATCATCAAACAGGACACGTGTCAACACCTAGCAGAAACGATTTATTTCATctaaatattatattcaaaattaggccttgaaaaattctataaatagaagccatttcattcatttcaaagNNNNNNNNNNNNNNNNNNNNNNNNNNNNNNNNNNNNNNNNNNNNNNNNNNNNNNNNNNNNNNNNNNNNNNNNNNNNNNNNNNNNNNNNNNNNNNNNNNNNNNNNNNNNNNNNNNNNNNNNNNNNNNNNNNNNNNNNNNNNNNNNNNNNNNNNNNNNNNNNNNNNNNNNNNNNNNNNNNNNNNNNNNNNNNNNNNNNNNNNTTGTATTTGTGGTACTTATGTTAAGTAGACTCTTATGAGTGCTGAGAGTTGGTTGACAAGGAAAAGTTCCAAATGCATATGTTTGTTTTCTAAACATGGACAACTTATTGGATATCTATCTGAGGTGCTAGAGCACCGCATTCATAGGTCGACAGTGGTCaatattgttttctaaattagAATGTGTGCTTTAGCAGCTTGGAAACTCGCCACGAATACAAAAAAATGGTATGCATTATACTGTGAATGACATGGTCGTTGCCAATTTTTGTTGCTACAAATTTCAGATTAAAGTTGAGATTGATCAATCATACACATGTTTTGGTTTATTCCTTTTGTCATGCTTCAATTTTCAGTTGGTAGAAGCAAAAGTTTTGGGTGCAATGGAAAATGATTGTTGGTGTTCATGTTTTACACTCGTGTTTTGTTATGAGTTAAGGAGTTTGTGCTTTGTTAGGGTCAAGTAAGATGAGAAATATGTTTGTGCTGCCAGCTATGGTTTGcaatttatatttaaatgtAATATAGAGAATAAGCACTGGATTTGGCATGTTGACTTCAATGAATAAGCATTGATTTTTTTCTAATTGTGCAACTGTCGCAGCTTATTAGAAGTCGTAAGGCAGTGACGACAACACCCCGTTCGATTCCCTCACCTCCAACTTCAACCGCCACTGCTCCAGTAGAAATGGAGCCCAGGCCAGTAAATCTGGTTGATGCGGCTGATCCAGTTGCTCCTCGAGTCTCCCAGGCACCGACGTCATCAACCTCTTCAGTTTTGCTACTTGTTAGCTCCAGTCGTGGTCACTGCCGCCCCCGCACGCCTGACGAGACATCGGCATCCACTACTGATGCCTCGAGGTCCCAACATGGTAAACATGTGATAAACGCTGATAACTTATTTTTTCTATAGTGCCTTGGTGCTTTCTCCATACAAACTGTTCCATCTCATACAGGAAGATCAATTAAGCAATGGAACCTAAAAGTTTGTCATTTTATTTCCAATAACTGCTCGAATAAATCTCTTATGCTaaattttgtcaatatttttaTTGCTAATAAAATTTGTTGTATGTTGTATCAATGTTTGATATAAATGATTCTATTTGTTGGAGCATGAATGCCAATGGTCGATTTCCTATCAAACATGCGACATGAATTCAAAATAATGTAACaacaaataacttaaaaattgaGTTGCTAAATAGAATGTGGAAGTTAAATGTTCCTCATGAGATTAAAATTTTTAGTTGCCTTTTGATTCTGGATGGGTTACAAACTAGATATACATTGTAATATTTCACTTCGCATCCACTACTGAAGCATTAATTCAACTTTTATGATTGTTGTTGGATATCATATATTATTCATTACAATGTCTAgggtttgggaattgttataaCTTTGGGCGAGGTTCTGCCAAAATTTCGATTTAATTTGTTGTATTTGTTTgactgtttttttatttttttcagcaaAGAAAAATACCCAGGGACCTTGTCGCCAGTTGAAGACGGCGAAGGTCACCCAGGTGACCAATGGACGTATCACGATCGAATACAAAGATTGGCATCGGGCTACACCAACGGCAGAGCAGCATAGTGCATTGGCCCACGACATTGGTCACATCATTAAGACATGTTGCCCTATGCAatggaagtcttggaaggcGATGTCAGACGAGCTGAGGATGAAGGTGTGTGCGCAATTGTCGGTAAGTATCCTACCTTTTAATtgcttttcctttaaattttatatatttatattacttaatgtatgtaattaatttgttacattGCAGACGAACTACGATTTCAACGGCATCAACGACGATATGTTGGTCTACGTCAACAGGCTCCTCACTGAACAGTACAAGCAATGGAAGAACGATTTGCACCAATATTTTGAGACATTTGATGATCTGCAAGTTGCTTTTTAAGAGGGATGCCCGAAGGAGTTTGAGGACTGGTAAGATAATTCGGTGTGGCTCTTCAGTCATTTTCAAGAACCCGGATATGTGGTACGTTTTTTATATTAAGTTTACAAGTATTATACGTTtcttactaatgtttattgatttttttatatttcatttaaattagaactaatatgtttattttttgtataatagAAGAGGGCGAAACAGGAGCAATCGGGAGAAAAAGACTCTTTTCCACCATTCTGGTTCGAGGCCCTTTTCATATAAGATGGAGGCGCGACGGTTGGTAATAATAAAgtttttcatattcaatttttaatatgtcagtaatattaattttttttcgtaCTAACATTTGTCTTCTCTTGTTCTATTCAGGGGGTTCAAAATTCCCCGAGATCGATGTCTTTAGAGACGTTTATGTTCAACATGGGGATTAGTTGGCCAAGTCccttcatgtaagtattcttCAATTGTAATTATTATCTTACGCATTCAAGTATCATGGTTATTATTTGAATGTTATTATTAATGTTTCATGTTATATTACACATGTGACTATGATGGTGAATAGGCAGTTGTTTCTTCAGGAGTCCACCTCCCAGCTTTCTCTCGAGACTCCGCTCGAGTCTATGGATCCCCCTTGAGGATGCGGAGTTTCAGATCCTTACAAAGACCTTGGATCAAACTCTCAAGCGAAGGCCGGGGACGTATTGTAAGGGGATGGGGAATGCCTGGCGGCGGGAACTTAGAACCTCTTCATCATCACAATCAAAGAGTGAAGTGACAACTTTGAAAGCAAAGGTGGCTGACCTTAGGACTGAGCTGGCCTCGTATAAGAGCCATATGTCACTAATTGTATAGGCCCTCAGTTAGTCTGACATTCGTCTCCCGGATCTTAGTCCCCCGTCGACATCCGAACAAATATCTGCACGATGGAAACTTCATCATGCAGAATCTGTCGctcaaagattgtgaagaaagactttgcgcgacgaacatTAGCATTTGTCGCAAGAACACGGCGCGACGATTTATCCTTCATCGCACAATATTTTTAGGAACGAATGTGTTCGTCCCACAAAATACCAAGATACAAACGTGGGACGACTAATATTCGTCTCTAGAAACTTTGCACGATGAAATCTT from Pyrus communis chromosome 9, drPyrComm1.1, whole genome shotgun sequence harbors:
- the LOC137744492 gene encoding uncharacterized protein, encoding MQLWRPKAKVTIVELDDDLFSFGFDNNRESAMVLKGGPWLYNGALLVMVKADTLAHPTQIALYTQEFWIQVKGLLLAYMTRHMGQFIGNQIGEHVLIDQSRKGDVQGTILRIRVVIDITKPLRRSLLFSIKGSMVSIDLRYEKVPITCFLCGLIGHIEDQCEQYKGKNDDDLSKPYGRWFQNDVLDANYRRPQGICIGPSPSSGWSMDVEEEKDDVSIVGQLLGTVTESKVASRIEVSVGDDQGMKREIRSLNGAFILPDLNVVMELEDMIIDSQAIVPF